Proteins co-encoded in one Anabaena sphaerica FACHB-251 genomic window:
- a CDS encoding Clp protease N-terminal domain-containing protein has product MVRNNKSEAVLIDFGISRDFTPNSTQTHTEYKTAFYAPLEQYNPRAKRGAFTDVYALAATLYKVLTGNEPESAISRMMGEPLAPPNKLNPNISDRVHKAILKGLELQSENRPQSVQEWLYLLKIPEEIISSLVKIENQLQFKNSSLELFSKFTDKALEVINLAYQETRLLDHYFIGSQSILLGLISENTGLAASALKNNGVTLENARFEVEKIVGRGSGSRGKAVFTPRTIRVLELSREESVRMMNKQIDTEHLLLALLAEGEGVAIRVLDNLGVELSNLEDFILEIIAP; this is encoded by the coding sequence TTGGTAAGAAATAATAAATCAGAAGCAGTTTTAATTGATTTTGGTATTTCCCGTGACTTTACACCTAATTCAACACAAACACATACAGAATATAAAACAGCTTTTTATGCACCTCTTGAGCAATATAATCCGCGTGCTAAACGAGGTGCTTTTACTGATGTTTATGCCCTTGCTGCAACATTATATAAAGTATTGACAGGAAACGAGCCAGAAAGTGCTATATCTAGAATGATGGGTGAACCACTAGCACCACCAAATAAACTCAATCCAAATATTAGTGATAGGGTTCATAAAGCAATTCTCAAAGGACTAGAACTGCAATCAGAAAATCGTCCCCAGTCTGTGCAGGAGTGGTTATATCTTCTTAAAATACCAGAAGAAATAATTTCATCTTTGGTTAAGATAGAAAATCAATTACAATTCAAGAATTCATCATTAGAACTGTTCTCAAAATTCACAGACAAAGCTTTAGAAGTAATCAATTTGGCATATCAAGAAACCCGTCTATTAGATCATTATTTTATTGGATCACAGAGTATCCTTTTGGGTTTGATTAGTGAAAATACTGGATTAGCTGCGTCTGCACTAAAGAACAATGGTGTAACATTGGAAAATGCGCGTTTTGAGGTTGAAAAGATTGTTGGTAGAGGTTCAGGTTCTCGCGGAAAAGCAGTATTTACTCCACGTACAATCAGAGTTTTAGAGCTATCACGGGAAGAATCTGTCCGAATGATGAATAAGCAAATTGATACTGAGCATCTGTTGTTAGCTTTACTTGCAGAGGGTGAAGGCGTAGCAATAAGAGTATTGGATAATTTGGGAGTTGAATTATCAAACTTAGAAGACTTTATATTAGAAATAATAGCGCCCTGA